From the Rhodoferax mekongensis genome, one window contains:
- a CDS encoding threonine dehydratase → MTANALLPTLQDIEAAAQVVYREFGPTPQYRWGQLSSLLGATCWVKHENHTPVGAFKIRGGLTYFDQLAQRGAMPSEVVGATRGNHGQSVGWAARAHGVPCTIVVPHGNSVEKNAAMRALGVNLIEHGTDFQESREFAIQLAQDRGAHMVPSFHPDLLRGVATYWWELLKAAPELDVIYVPIGQGSGACSAVAAKRALGHSARIVGVVSAHATTYADSFAAGKVVEAPVTTQLADGMACRVADPEALEILMGAIDHLVQVTDTEVAQAMRDIFACTHNVAEGAGAASFAAATQERASLQGQTVGITLCGGNVDSTVFARVLQG, encoded by the coding sequence ATGACTGCCAACGCCCTGCTCCCCACCCTGCAAGACATCGAAGCTGCGGCCCAGGTGGTGTACCGCGAATTCGGCCCCACACCGCAGTACCGCTGGGGCCAGCTCTCCAGCCTGCTTGGCGCGACCTGCTGGGTCAAGCACGAAAACCACACGCCGGTGGGCGCTTTCAAAATCCGCGGCGGCCTGACCTACTTTGACCAGTTGGCCCAGCGCGGCGCCATGCCCTCCGAAGTGGTGGGGGCGACGCGCGGCAACCACGGCCAAAGCGTGGGCTGGGCCGCACGGGCACACGGCGTGCCCTGCACCATCGTGGTCCCGCACGGCAACTCGGTGGAAAAGAACGCCGCCATGCGCGCACTGGGCGTCAACCTCATCGAGCATGGCACCGACTTTCAAGAGAGCCGCGAGTTCGCCATTCAACTGGCCCAAGACCGTGGCGCCCACATGGTGCCCAGCTTCCACCCCGACCTGCTGCGCGGCGTGGCTACGTATTGGTGGGAACTGCTCAAGGCCGCGCCGGAGTTGGATGTGATCTATGTGCCCATAGGCCAGGGTTCAGGTGCCTGCAGCGCCGTGGCTGCAAAACGCGCGCTGGGCCACAGTGCCCGCATCGTCGGCGTGGTGAGCGCGCACGCCACCACCTATGCCGATTCATTCGCAGCCGGCAAAGTGGTCGAGGCGCCTGTGACCACCCAACTGGCCGACGGCATGGCCTGCCGCGTCGCCGACCCCGAGGCGCTGGAGATATTGATGGGCGCGATCGACCACCTGGTGCAAGTGACCGACACCGAAGTCGCCCAAGCCATGCGCGACATCTTCGCCTGCACCCACAACGTGGCCGAAGGCGCGGGCGCTGCCAGCTTTGCTGCGGCCACTCAAGAGCGCGCGAGCCTGCAGGGGCAGACGGTGGGGATTACCTTGTGCGGGGGGAATGTGGACTCGACGGTGTTTGCCAGGGTGCTCCAAGGCTAG
- a CDS encoding LysE family translocator, translating into MISTQQFLIFAAAALLMAVTPGPNMIYLISRSLCQGRRAGVMSWCGVVLGFSVHMLCASVGLTALFMAVPMGYELLKFAGALYLIWLAWQAVRPGARSPFEAKELPPEPPHTLFVMGLLTSVLNPKVAIFYLSVLPQFITPDSGSVLVQSLMLGSTQVFIGSSVNLMVTLSAAAMASWFAQHRLWLAVQRYVMGLVLGALALKLLSQQRGAT; encoded by the coding sequence ATGATCTCCACACAACAGTTCCTGATCTTTGCTGCGGCCGCCTTGTTGATGGCGGTGACACCCGGACCCAACATGATTTACCTGATTTCGCGCTCTTTGTGCCAGGGGCGCAGGGCCGGTGTCATGTCGTGGTGTGGCGTGGTCCTGGGCTTTTCGGTGCACATGCTGTGTGCCTCCGTCGGCCTCACCGCGCTATTTATGGCGGTGCCCATGGGCTACGAACTGCTGAAGTTCGCGGGGGCGCTGTATCTGATCTGGCTGGCCTGGCAAGCGGTGCGCCCGGGCGCTCGGTCCCCCTTTGAGGCCAAAGAGCTTCCGCCCGAGCCGCCCCACACGTTGTTTGTCATGGGCTTGCTCACCAGTGTCCTCAATCCGAAAGTCGCGATTTTTTATCTATCGGTTTTGCCGCAGTTCATTACCCCCGACTCCGGCTCGGTGCTGGTGCAAAGCCTGATGCTGGGCTCCACGCAGGTCTTCATCGGCTCCAGCGTCAACCTGATGGTCACGCTGTCGGCAGCGGCCATGGCCAGCTGGTTCGCACAGCATCGCCTGTGGCTGGCCGTGCAGCGCTATGTCATGGGATTGGTGTTGGGGGCACTGGCTCTCAAGCTGCTGTCACAGCAGCGCGGCGCAACCTGA